The Hymenobacter sp. DG25A nucleotide sequence ACTTGCCATAGTTACCACTGAGCGTGTTCACTACCTGCTTATCCTTCCCAAAAAACACGACCTGCATGCCCTTGGGGAATACCTGGTCGCCGTTTTCGAACTGCTGTTGCACGGGGGCCGTGAGCTTAATCTGCAGCTTGGCAGAGTCGCTGAACAGGATGGTGACGTGCTGGCTTTCCAGCAACGGTCCCTTATAAACCACCGGCTTCACACTAACCGTCGATTTTGACTCGCAGGCGGTGCCCAGCGCTGCCAGCAGCAACCCACTCCAAAGCCAATGCCTGCCGTGGCTGCTCATGCTGTCAGAATAGAGTGGCCGGTTATTCTACGCGGCGCTTGATAAACCAACGGTTATTGAGCGTAAAGCCCAGCTGAGCGCGCACATAGTCTTCCTGAATGTTGCCTTTGGGGAAAGCCGTGCTTACGTCGGTATTGCCGCGCATGCCGTAGGTGAAGGAGAGATTTACAGCCGCAGCGTCCAGGGCCGTGGCCGAAGGCACCGGCAGGGTAAAGCCCCAGCTGACGGACCGGTCGTAGAGGGTTTGCCCGGCTGGCCGGTATGGCATGGAGGCCACGCTCAGGCCCACCCGGTAGGTTACCCGCTTAAAGTAGCTGTCGACGGATGTTGGATCAGGAGTCAGCTCGCCACCGGCCGCTACCCGGAAGGTATTATCCAGGGGGGTAGTATTAGTACCCCGGAAGCCACGGTAGTCCGACCACTTGGTCTGGCTGGCATCAGCCGCCACGGTCCAGTTCTTGTTATTATCGAAGGAGATTCCGCCCTGAATGGTAGAGGGAAGCGTAGCCGCCCCCGTCTGATCATTCTGCACCGGCGTCCGCTCCAACAGGGTGCCATCTATCCGCTCGCGGTCCAGCACCACTGAGTTAGTACCATCCAGCTTAGAGCCGAAGGTGTAGGTACCACCCACATTCAGATTCAGGTTGCTGTTGAGCGCCGTCCGATAATGAGAGCCTACCCGGAAGTTGAAGTCCGAATAATACGTGTGCTCCCCTACCACGGCAGTAGTGGTAGACGCGCTGATAGACGAGGTATCCGTAAGCAGGGTGGCTTTGGTTTTCTGGTCAATGGCCCCGAAGATATAGGATGCCGTAACTCCTACCGTAAGGCCCTTTGCCACTTTCACGCCCTGCGCAATGTAGGCCTGGCTCAGGCTGCCCGTGCCCTCATACTGCTTCAGCGAGCGGGCATTAGGGTCTCCCTCAACCTTATCAATGGTTTTTGCCTCGAAGTCAACTACGCTATACGGCCGAAGACCCAGTGAAGCCGCCCACCGGCTAGACAGCGGCACGGCCAATACCATATAGCCCAGCGTTGCACTCCCGTCTTTCTGCGAGGCCACGTTGTTCTTCACCGTTTTGTACTGACCATTCAGACCCAGCTCAAAGGTGGTGCGCGTGGTATAGAACAGCATAGCGGGGTTCTGGTCGTTCACGTGGGACCCATTAGGAGCAGCCAGGCCGGCGCCTCCCATGCCCTGCTGACGAATGCCGCCGGTATTGGGCACTTCATCGCCCAGCCCCAAACGGGAATAGGGAGAGTTACCGAGACCTTGTCCCTGGCTGCGTGGAGCGGCCAGCGCACTGAGTACTACCAAGCCAACGAAGCCGGCGAATTTCTTACTTGACATTATGCACCAGAATTCGGTGAAGCCCGAGCAGAACCAACTCGGGAATTGCAAAGATGCGTCCTTTCAGCCGCGGTTCAAAGAAAGGCCCGTCGCCACCGGTCAGAACGGCCGCCAGATGCGGGCTTTGATGCCGGTACGCGGCCAGTATTCCATTTATTTCGGCCACCATGCCATTCACCACGCCACTGCGAATGGCCGACTGCGTATCGGTGCCGGTAAGCGGCACCGCTTCTGCCAGCGAGGGTGCCGTTACCAACGGCAGCCGTCCCGTGAAAGTATGCAGGGCCTGAAACCGCAGCTGCAGCCCCGGCGCAATACTCCCCCCCCGAAACGTGTGGCCGCCTTCCACCCAATCCGCTTTCAGCGCTGTTCCCGCATCGAGAATAAGCGCGTCCTGCCGGGGGAAAAGGGTGGCGGCTCCCACGGCCGCGGCTAAACGGTCAGCCCCCAGCGTGTGGGGCGTGGCGTAAGCATTTTGGAGAGGGATGGGAGTAGCGGCGGGAGCAAAAGGCAGCACCGTTCCACGAACGTAGGGCTTCAGTTCCTTCACCCACTCCTCTACCGGGCGAGCCGAAACCGTGGCAATAATAGCATGATCCGGACGCAGGCGGGAAACCATTTCCACTACCTGTTCCGGGAGCAGCCCGGCCTCCTGTTGCACCAACTCACCCTCCACAAAATAGCCCAGCTTTGCCGCTGTGTTACCAATGTCGAGGGTGAGTAAGTGCATAGAAGGCAGAAGATGTTGCCAAGAGGAGTCGGCAACCCGGTACAGGGTTGCTTTCTACATGAAATATTTCAGGCGGATAACCTCTTTCTCCGACAGGAAACGCCACTTGCCGCGGGGCAGGTCCTTCTTCGTCAGGCCAGCGTACTGCACGCGGTCCAGGGTTACCACATCATACCCCAGGTGTTCGAAAATGCGGCGCACAATTCGGTTACGACCAATGTGAATCTCAACCCCCACAAAATGCGGGTTGCCCGCCACTACGGCCACGTCATCCACCTCGGCCTTGCCGTCTTCCAGCTCCACCCCGGCCGTAATCAGCTTCAGGTGCTCCTCCGTCAGGGGCTTATCCAGCTCTACCTGATAGATTTTCTTGTTTTTGTGCGAGGGGTGCGAGAGTTTCTGCGCCACTTCGCCATCGTTGGTGAATAGCAGCAGGCCCGTGGTATTGCGGTCCAGGCGGCCTACCGGGAAAATACGCTCTTTCGAGGCGCTGGCCACCAGCTCCATTACCGTCCGGCGACCTTCGGGGTCTTCCGTGGTAGTGATGAAGTCCTTGGGCTTATTCAGCAGCACATACACCAGCTTTTCCCGGTTCAGATTGGTTTTGCCGTACTGTACCGTATCGGTGGGTTTCACCTTGTAGCCCAGTTCGGTAATTACCTCACCGTTTACCTTAATTTCGCCCGCTACAATCAGCGAGTCGGCCTCGCGGCGGGAGCAGATACCGGCGTTGGCGATGTAGCGGTTCAGGCGGATTTCGTCGGAGTTGACTTCCTCTTCCTCGCGGCGGCGCTTGTTGCCCCGGTTTTTATCGTCTTCGTAAAACTTGAGGTTCTTGTACTCTGGGGCTTCGCCAGCAACTTCGCCGTACTTCAGCTTGCCCGCGCGGTTAGAAGGAACATCCCGGCCGGCGCGCTTATCAGCTCCGGCTGGGCGTGCGTCGCGCTTTTCGAAAGGCCGCTCGCTTCTTTCGCCATACGGGCGTGCTTCGCGCTTGTCGCCGTACGAAGGACGGTCTTTGCCGGCATCACCGTATGGGCGCGCCTCACGCTTGTCCCCGTAAGGCCGGACTTCCCGCTTGTCGCCATATGGGCGCGCCTGCGGCCGGTCGCCGTAAGCCGGGCGGCTGCCACTCTCATTTCGGTCGCCATAAGGGCGGCTTCCGCTGTCTTTGCGGTCTGAGGATGGACGGCTGCCAAAGGCGGGCCGCTCCCCAAAGCTGCGGGGGCCGGCACCACCTTCGCGGCGGTCAGGCGCACTACGAGGCCGCTCCCGCTCAAACGTGCCTTCATCCGGACGACCCCGAAAATCAAAGGGACGGGCAGGACGGATTTCACGGTCCGGACCCAGGTCCGCGCCACGCTCCGGAGCCCGATATTCGTCGTTATCGAAAGCCTTTTGTGGGGCCGCAGCCGGTGCCGGGTTGGGGCCTACTTTATTGAATTTGCGGTTCCGCTCGCCCCGGTCGCCGCGGGGAACGGCGGGCTTATCCTCGTGCCGGTATGGCTGGCCGGCCCAGGTACCTTTAGGCTCAAAGGGTTTCACCGGGCGCTCATCCCGATAGCCGGAATTGGTTTCGCGGCGGTCATCATAGGAACGGCGCGGGGCATCCCGGTCGAAGTCGCGCTTGGGCGCAAACTTCTTGTCGCCGTAGCCACCAGCACCACCAAATTTCTTGGGGCCACCGTAGCTGCCCTGCCCACCCTGGGGCGGACGGCCAAAGGCCGGGCGGGAGCTGAAGTCACCGCCCCGGGGGCTGAGTTGCCACCAAAGCGGCGCTCATTACCAGCGCCGCCTTCTGAGCGGCGGGGGGAGGAGAAGTTGCGGGAGTTGTCGGAGCCTCTGGAAGGACCGGAAGGGCGGCTGCCCGTGCGGCCCCGGCTGCCGGGAGTGTCGTCGGAGAAATGTTTCTTGCCCATAAGTGCAGGCTTGCGTGCCGTATCGCTACGGTACCGATTCAAAAAGGGTACTAAAAAAATCAGGTTTTCGAAGAAACGAAAACTCGGAGAAAACAGTGCCCGGACCAGCGGCGCAGCCCCAAGTGGGCAGCCGGCCGATAGTCCGGGCAAGTAAGTATGAGCGGCAGAAATTAGTCGCGCCGAGCCATTTTGGCTTCAATGGAATGCTGGGTGTGCGGTACGGCCCGCAAGCGCTCCTTGGGAATGAGCTTGCCCGTGCCGATGCACACGCCATAAGTGCCGTTTTTGATGCGCACCAGCGCATTTTCCAACTGCTGGATGAATTTCATCTGCCGGGCGCCCAACTGGTTCAGGCTTTCCTTTTCAGCGGTATCAGCACCATCTTCCAACACTTTGGAGGAAGAAGCGGTGTTGTCCGTACCCGAATCGTTCTTGCGGCTCAGTGTTTCTTTGATGAAAGCTACTTCCTTGCGGGCAGCGGTGAGTTTGTCTTGAATAATCGCCTCAAACTCGGCCAGTTCTTCCCTGGAATAGCGTAGGGTTTCTTCACTCATGGGAACAGGGAATTGATTATAAGTGGGTTAGCAAAATACCGGATAGTCTGACTAGAGCTAGATATGACTTAACAGCAGGCGTTTCAATTTAGTTTGAAGTTGAAGCGTATGCAAGCGTCATCTCGGCCTTTCTTAACCGACCCCGGTTTTAATACGGCCGCAAAGCTACGCTTTTGTTGGGAACAGCCAGCTTTTTGCCCTGGCTTTGGCTTCGCTTTCCCTGCTTAACTGCTTAGAAGCCTAGCATATGAATGGCGGCCACGGCACCTTCCACTCCTTTGTTGCCGTGCTTGCCGCCCGCCCGGTCCCAGGCCTGCTCCAGAGTATTGGTGGTCACCAGACCAAAAATGACGGGCTTGTTGAACTTCAGCCCTACCAGAGTGATGCCCTGGGCAACGGCATTATTGATATAGTCGTCGTGCTTGGTTTCGCCCTGAATAACCACACCCAGACATATAACGGCATCAATCTCCTCGTGCTGGGCCAGCAACTGGGCACCCAAGGTCAGCTCGAAGCTTCCGGGTACGGTGTTGCGGTAGATATTCTCCGCTTTGGCACCATGCTTCAAAAGGGTATCGTAAGCGCCCTGGCTGAGCACGTCGGTTATCTCGCGGTTCCACTCGGCTACTACCAGCCCAAATTTCTTCTCGCTGATGTCAATAAAGTGGTCGGAAGTATAGTCGCTGAGGTTTTTGAGGGAAGTGGCCATGCGGGCTTGTTCGTCTGGTCTGAATCGTAAACTAAAACTGCGCCCCTCCTCACGGAAGAGCGCAGCTTCTAATGCCTTTTTTGGGGCTTATTTGCCGCCGGCCAGGCCCTGGGCGCGGGCTTTGTACTGTTTGGCCTCGTTGGCTTCGGCAGCGGCCGGATAATCGGTCAGAATCTTATCATATACCGCTACGGCTCCGGCATAGTCCTTTGCCAGCTCCAGGGCGGCAGCCTCTTTCAGCAGATAGCTCGGCGAGAAGTATTCGTTGGCTTTGTAGTCGGCCGCCTTCTCATACAGGTCAGCGGCTTCCTTGGTTTTGCCCAGCTCCAGGTTAGCGTCACCCTGCAATGCATAGGCGCGGGCTTGCACCAGCTCGTCATCGGAGCTGAAGTCCTGCAGATAATCAATAGCCTGCTGGAATTTGCCTTCTTTCAAAGAGGCGGCGCCGGCGTAAAAGTTTGCCAGGTTGCCGGCTTTGGTGCTGCCGTACTCGGAAGCTACTGCTTCCAGACCTTCGTACTGACCGTCGCCTTTCATGGCTTTCTTCACGGAATCAGCTTCCCAGTAATTAACAGCCTGAAAAAGAGCAGCTTGCGCTTTCTCATCCTGCTTATTACGCCAAGTATACCAGCCAAAAGCCCCTACTACTGCCAGAATCACCACGGTTAGAATGCCGAGCAGGAGATTCTTGTTGCTGCGCACGAAATCTTCCGAGCCTGCCAGGCGGGCAGCCAGGGCATCCGGATCTTCAAACAGCGGGTGCTCCGGATTGAGGGCTTCCGGATTAGGCTGCGTGGGGTCTGCAGGCTCCTGGTTTACCTGGCTGCGGTTCAGCGGACTGTTCCGCGTGTAGGGAATCTTTGACATTACTTGATTTCAGAAAAGCGGCCGTGAAGCCGGTTAGTACTCCGCTCGGTAATTAGTCGCGGATATAAGGATAGTCCTGCTGTACATACACGTCCTTGAACAGCTCATCGGCGGTGGGGTACGGGGAGTTCTCAGCAAACTCTACCGACTCCTGAACCTGCGCTTTGATCTTTTCATCAATAGCGGCCAGTTCTTCTTCGGTCGCCATGTTGTTGGTAAGGATGGTGTGGCGTACCGACTCGATGGTGTCGCGGGAGCGGTAGTCCTCCAGCTCTTCCTTGGTGCGGTACTTGGCGGGGTCACTCATGGAGTGGCCCTTGTAGCGGTAGGTTTTGAACTCCAGGAACGTGGGGCCTTCGCCGGCACGGGCGCGCTCCGCGGCGCGGGCCACGGCGTTGTGCACGTCTTCCACGCTCATGGCATTCACCGGCTCCGAAGGCATGTCGTAGGCTTCGCCTATGGTATACAGCTCCGTGACGTTAGAAGTACGCTGCACGGATGTACCCATGGCGTAGCCGTTGTTCTCTACTACAAAGATAACCGGCAGCTTCCACAGCATGGCCATGTTAAAGGCTTCGTGCAGGGCACCCTGGCGCACGGCACCATCACCCATGTAGCAGATGCAGAGGTTGCCGGTCTTGTTGTATTTCTCAGCGAAGCCAATGCCGGCACCCATCGGAACCTGCGCGCCTACAATGCCGTGGCCGCCCACAAAATTCACGTTCTTATCGAACATGTGCATAGAGCCGCCTTTGCCTTTGGAGCAACCGGTAGCTTTCGCAAACAGCTCGGCCATGATGGCATTAGGCGAGGTGCCCAGCGCCAGGGGATGCGCGTGGTCACGGTAAGCCGTAATCCACTTATCACCCTTGGTCAGGGCTGATACCGCCCCGGCAACGCACGCTTCCTGACCAATGTAGAGGTGGCAGAAGCCCTTTATCTTTTGCTGGCCGTATAGCTGGCCAGCTTTCTCTTCAAACTTGCGCATGAGCATCATTTGCTCATACCACTGCATATAAGTCTCCTTCGGAAACTGTGGCTTGTCCGTAGTGGTAGCTCTCGGAGCCGCAGCATGCGGATCACCAGCCGGTGGCATAACCGGATCAGGTTGTTTTACCGTATCCGGGGTTACCTTCTTGTCTTTACCTGCAGCTTTCGGAGCCGACGATTTTTTCGCCGAATTGGAAGCCTTTGGGGTAGCCTTTACTTTCGTCTCCGCCATCTTGCTTTCGGTTGTTCGCGTTTGGGATGCGAAAGTACGTAAAAGGATTGCAATTCCGAACCGAATGATACTGGATAGTCTATACCTATTATTCTTCAAAAACTACGATGAAGCCTCGCTCCGGCTGTCTCCGCATATCAACTGTTTCGTGGGAGACAATGGTAGTGGCAAGACTAATCTGCTGGATGCTATCCATTATCTGTGTTTGACGAAAAGTGCCTTTACCTCCTCCGATGCCCAGAGCATTAAGCAGGGAGAGGAGTTCTTTGTAGTGAAGGGGCGGTTTCGCACCCCTCCTGCGGATACCTTGGAAACCATACAATGCAGTTTGCGCGCCGGCCAGAAGAAAGCCCTGACGCACGACAAGCAACCCTACGAACGGATATCAGACCACATAGGAAAATACCCGGTGGTCCTGATTTCTCCTTACGACACGGACTTGATTCGGCAGGGTAGTGAGGAGCGACGCAAGTTTTTCGACAGCTTTATTTCGCAGCTGGACCACGCTTATCTGGAGTTGCTGATCCGCTACTCCCACTTGCTCAAGCAACGTAACTCTTTGCTCAAACTGGCCGCCGAGCGCCAGAGCGGTTATGACCGGGACTACCTGCTGGTGCTGGACGAACAGCTGGCCCCCCTTGGCGAGCAACTTACTCAGCAACGACTACAGTTCCTGGCGGAGTTCACCCCTATTTTTCAGCGGCACTACGAGCAACTGGCCGATGGCCGGGAGCAAGTGACCCTGGAATATAAAAGCCAGCTCAGCGACGCTGACTTTGGTAAGCTCCTTCGCTTAAATGAGCGCAAGGACCTGATCCTCCAGCGCACCACCATCGGCCCTCACAAGGACGACTTTGTCTTTCTGATGGATGGTATGCCCGTGAAGAGCTACGGCTCCCAGGGTCAGCAAAAGTCTTACGCCATTGCATTAAAGCTGGCCCAGTTTGAAATGGCTGCGGCCCGCAAAGGCCACAAACCCCTGCTGCTGTTGGATGATATTTTTGACCGCCTGGATGAGCGGCGCATTACCCGACTATTGCAGCTGGTAGCTGACCACACCTTCGGCCAGGTTTTCTTGACCGATACTCACCTGGAGCGCACCGACCGGATTCTGGCTTCGCTCTCGGAACAGGTGAGTCGGTTTTTGGTGGAGCGTGGTACTGTCCGTGCTTTATAAAGTTAGAAGGCCTTCATTCTCCCCTATCTTTGCTGTTCAGCTTCTCAGCGTAATTCCGCGCGTTAAAATACCACTTCACTTTGAAAAAGCATAATTCGAACCCAAATTCTCGTCAGGGGGATATTGTGCCTTTGAAGGACGGTATTACGGCATTGCTTAAGGCTTACCGGTTGCAGGGCAAATTGAATGAGGTAACCGTAGTAGCCAGTTGGGAGCGGGTAATGGGCAAGGCGGTGGCTATGAAAACCCAACAGGTATATGTGAGCAACGGCAAACTGTTTGTGCGCCTGAGCTCGGCCCCTCTCAAGCATGAGCTGGTGATGGCTAAGACCCGGGTGCTGGATATTATCAATGCCGAAGTGGGTGAGCAGGTTATTTCAGAAGTCATCTTCTTATAGCCGTTTCGGCTACCCGGCTTTTTTCTACTTTATTCAGCAGCCCACTGCCGCAGTGCTCATATAGCCTGGTCTTCCCAGGTTTGTCTTATCCTGCATTGATCTACTCTCCCTTTGCCCACTTAGAGCGAGGGGTTGTTTTTCTATTATAGGCAGTTCACTACTCGCCTTTAGGCTGCTACCTGGCCTTCCTATTCCTCCCTCCTTTTATTCAAGGCAGACGCGGCTCCACCCCGCTTTTTACGACCTCATCTGGTTGTGCTGTTTTCTTCGGGCCTCACCCAAGACAGGCTTCTCTGCAGAGTAGATTAACTCCCCCTTCCGGCTTGTTGCCTCATCCCATATTACCGCCTTTATCCTGGGTAGTCTAGCCCTTCTATTGGCTTTATACTACCCCACTTTCTCCCTTTCCTTTGGCAGCTACTGTGCCTAGTGTGGATCGGTTTGACTATCCCTTTTTTCGGATTTTAGCAGAAGCTTCCTGGTGCCTTTTGGCCGTTAACCTGTCCCTCCAGCTTAGGCAAAACTTCTATACACTGCTTTCGATATCCTCGCTCTTCTCCCCCTACCAGCTCTTATCCTAGTCATATCCGCCCTCCTTTACCTGATTACTTATCTCCCTATTTCCCCCCCTTCAATTACCAGCCTGCTATTACGCTGTCCGCTACTGCAGTTGTACAAAAATGTTTCACGTGGAACATTTTTGTTAGCGTGGACCATACACTTTAAGCAGCAACTCATTGTAAGCCTCTAACAGTGCTATGTACTTGTTTTGGAGGACCATTAGCTGCTTGGCATAGTCCTGATCAGTTAATGATACAGAAGAAGGTGTAACGGAATGCCGATTTGTAATAGGTGTAACAGGTGTAACATTATAACCGGATGTTACAAATGGCAAAGATGCTTGTTGCGGTAATGTAAAGTCGTTCGAAAAGTCATGCGAAATTATATCACCGATACGTTTTACAAAAGCGTAATCAAGTGTTTCATCTTTGAATTTACGATAGATAGTAGGGCGTGTAATACCCAGTTCTTCCACTATACGTGTAATGGAAATACCGCTGTTTTTAATGGCTTCCTGCAGGATTTCGCCCTGATGTGGCATATAAGGAGGGTGTATTACTGGGGAAATGTAAATATGTAAAAAACGAACAAGCTATACAAACATGATACGTAAATCGCATTACAATTACACGGTGTAACAATTACACATTTACAGTATCAGATACAATTTACAGAATACGAAATTACATGATACACGTTACATATCATTGATACATTTTACAAATAACATTGTATGTAACGTTACAAAACTCGTAACTCACCCGTATAAAGCCCTTTAAGAAGTCAACTTCCATCAACTGAGTTACCACAAACTTCTCCTTGGTATAAGCCGGGATGACAAGGGCGTGCTTACGCAGTGTAATGCTGAGAGCACACGCGCAAAAGCCAGAGCTATTAACCTGAATCAGGAGGTTAGCAGCGCTAGACGGTCAGGATAATCCGTGGTAAGCCCATCTACGTGCATAGACAGTAGAGCTTTCATAGCATCGGGTTCATTCACTGTCCAGGGGATAATCCGCATACCCAGCACGTGAACAGCCGCTACCAGTTCGGCCGTAACCAGGGAGAAGCGCGGGCCATAGACAGCGGGTATAAACCCCAGCTTTTGAAGATGAGTTGACAGAGGGATTTCATCCTCCACCAACAGGCACAAAGGCACCGTGGGATACTGCGTATGGGCTACCTGCAGGATGCGAGGATCAAAGCTGAGCAGGGTAGTGCGGTCCTGAAATTCGGAGGCCAGCACAACCTCCATAACGAGCTGCACGAAGCGCGCCGGCGCAGGATGAAAAACACCATCACCGCCTGGCTCACTCTTAATCTCAATACTGAAACGGGGCAGCGCACGACCCATCGTTTGGGCAGCCGCCGATACCTGCGTGAGAACGTCGCGTAGCAAGGGCTTGACGGCCGCTACTGGTTGTTGAAAAGGAAAACCCGGATGCGGCGTCAGGCCACAGTCATACTGCTTAATAGCACTATAGGGGAGCTGGTAAAGATTGTGCTCCTGCTCGGAACCAGAGGGAATAGGCAGCCCTGATGGCAAGCGGCAGATAGCCGAGGAAAACCACGGCTCGTGCGACACCACTACTTGGTTATCGGCAGAGATAACTACATCCAGCTCCAACACGTCTACGCCCAGGGAAAGGGCGTGTAAGAATCCGGGCATGGTATTTTCTGGACGCAGGCCCCGGCATCCACGATGTCCATGGACTTCTGGGCGGGAGGCAATAGTATGTGGCATAGAACGTATCTACGCACGCACACCCGGCAGGGTACTAAAAGGCATGCCTGCACGCCGTATAATCAGCATAACACCGAAAAAGAATGAAGAAATTATTGATCATAGCCGTGCTGGCTGCATTGGGCATAGGTGGCTACCTGTATTATAAGCGACTGACAGGCGGGCCGGAGTATGCGTTGATACAGGCGGTGAAAGCAGCGAAAATGCACGACGTAGCCACGTTTGAGCACTACGTAGACCTGCACACGCTGACAGATAACCTGGTGGAGCAAATGACTGACCAGCGCGTGATGGAAGCCATTCCGGGTGGGAGCAGCATGCTGATGCAGGGCGCGCTTCGCTTGCTTAAACCGCAGCTGGGCCAGGTAGCCCGGCAGGAGATAGTGCGCTACATTGAAGCCAACCCGGACCAGGCCGCAGCCCGGCCGGCATTGCCCGTGAAGGTGCTGGGGATGGCCGGATCCATTATCAGCCCCGATAGCCGCTTTAAGGGTATCAAATACAATCAGCGCCAGGGAGACGAAGCTCTGGTAGGTCTGGAGTTCACCCAGCCCCGCTATGATACGACTCTGGTACTGGAGGTGAAGCTGCAGAACCAGGGTGACCACTGGCAGGTAAAGCAGATAACCAATGGAGGACAGCTGGCCCGGCATGTAGCCCGGCTGGAGAAGGAGCGCAACCAAAGTCGATAACCCTCTCCTCTCAACAGCTATAAAAAGCAACGGCCCACCGCAGAATCTGCAGTGGGCCGTTGTTGTGAAAAGCGGAATGCTTAGGCTTTGCCGCGACCGGCAAAAAGGTAATAGATGATAAGACCACCCAGGGGGAAGAAGAAGATGATGGCTGCCCACAGGAGCTTCTTGCCAATAGACCAGGGCTGACGGAATACATCAATCATGGCCAGGATATCCAGAGCCAGCAACACGTAGCCCCAGGTAGCCAGACCACCATTCGCATTGTAGCGGCTGCACGAAGACATAACCAAGAGCAGGGCCAGCATAGGCAGAGCCACAGCTACACGGTTCAGATAGGGAGCAAGCTTATTCATAACAGGGAGAGTTATAGGAATGGAAGGAAGAGATTTGCCACTTCTTACGCACTATCCCCGGATTGGATATAAATATGCAAATAAAATTACGTTATTATATTGATTATCAGATATTTATGAAATATACTCCAGGATCTTACCAA carries:
- a CDS encoding DUF721 domain-containing protein, producing the protein MPLKDGITALLKAYRLQGKLNEVTVVASWERVMGKAVAMKTQQVYVSNGKLFVRLSSAPLKHELVMAKTRVLDIINAEVGEQVISEVIFL
- a CDS encoding glycerophosphodiester phosphodiesterase yields the protein MPHTIASRPEVHGHRGCRGLRPENTMPGFLHALSLGVDVLELDVVISADNQVVVSHEPWFSSAICRLPSGLPIPSGSEQEHNLYQLPYSAIKQYDCGLTPHPGFPFQQPVAAVKPLLRDVLTQVSAAAQTMGRALPRFSIEIKSEPGGDGVFHPAPARFVQLVMEVVLASEFQDRTTLLSFDPRILQVAHTQYPTVPLCLLVEDEIPLSTHLQKLGFIPAVYGPRFSLVTAELVAAVHVLGMRIIPWTVNEPDAMKALLSMHVDGLTTDYPDRLALLTS
- a CDS encoding DUF2939 domain-containing protein — encoded protein: MKKLLIIAVLAALGIGGYLYYKRLTGGPEYALIQAVKAAKMHDVATFEHYVDLHTLTDNLVEQMTDQRVMEAIPGGSSMLMQGALRLLKPQLGQVARQEIVRYIEANPDQAAARPALPVKVLGMAGSIISPDSRFKGIKYNQRQGDEALVGLEFTQPRYDTTLVLEVKLQNQGDHWQVKQITNGGQLARHVARLEKERNQSR
- the recF gene encoding DNA replication/repair protein RecF (All proteins in this family for which functions are known are DNA-binding proteins that assist the filamentation of RecA onto DNA for the initiation of recombination or recombinational repair.), producing MILDSLYLLFFKNYDEASLRLSPHINCFVGDNGSGKTNLLDAIHYLCLTKSAFTSSDAQSIKQGEEFFVVKGRFRTPPADTLETIQCSLRAGQKKALTHDKQPYERISDHIGKYPVVLISPYDTDLIRQGSEERRKFFDSFISQLDHAYLELLIRYSHLLKQRNSLLKLAAERQSGYDRDYLLVLDEQLAPLGEQLTQQRLQFLAEFTPIFQRHYEQLADGREQVTLEYKSQLSDADFGKLLRLNERKDLILQRTTIGPHKDDFVFLMDGMPVKSYGSQGQQKSYAIALKLAQFEMAAARKGHKPLLLLDDIFDRLDERRITRLLQLVADHTFGQVFLTDTHLERTDRILASLSEQVSRFLVERGTVRAL
- a CDS encoding PLD nuclease N-terminal domain-containing protein, which gives rise to MNKLAPYLNRVAVALPMLALLLVMSSCSRYNANGGLATWGYVLLALDILAMIDVFRQPWSIGKKLLWAAIIFFFPLGGLIIYYLFAGRGKA
- a CDS encoding helix-turn-helix domain-containing protein encodes the protein MPHQGEILQEAIKNSGISITRIVEELGITRPTIYRKFKDETLDYAFVKRIGDIISHDFSNDFTLPQQASLPFVTSGYNVTPVTPITNRHSVTPSSVSLTDQDYAKQLMVLQNKYIALLEAYNELLLKVYGPR